One genomic region from Aliarcobacter cryaerophilus ATCC 43158 encodes:
- a CDS encoding endonuclease yields the protein MEKIFLLLLLIVSSIYAESFSKSKKILNVIYKDNQTTFYCGCKYDPSNKNNMIDRDSCGYVPRNELTKKGKINERTNRIEWEHIMPAENFGRHLPCWREGGRKACKKDPLFNKMEADMHNLVPAIGELNADRSNLRYGADKPKVGMYGECKFEVDFDAKRAYVKDEIKGDIARTYLYMSKTYNINLSDQEKKLMEAWDRQDPISEWEIEKNKRIEKYK from the coding sequence TTGGAAAAAATATTTTTATTGTTACTATTAATAGTATCATCAATATATGCTGAATCATTTAGTAAATCAAAAAAGATATTAAATGTTATATATAAAGATAATCAAACAACTTTTTATTGTGGTTGTAAATATGACCCATCAAATAAAAATAATATGATTGATAGAGATAGTTGTGGTTATGTTCCAAGAAATGAATTAACTAAAAAAGGTAAAATAAACGAAAGAACCAATAGAATAGAATGGGAACATATAATGCCAGCTGAAAACTTTGGAAGACATTTACCTTGTTGGCGTGAAGGTGGAAGAAAAGCTTGTAAAAAAGACCCTTTATTTAATAAAATGGAGGCTGATATGCATAATTTAGTTCCAGCAATTGGTGAATTAAATGCTGATAGAAGTAATTTAAGATATGGAGCTGATAAACCAAAAGTTGGAATGTATGGAGAATGTAAATTTGAAGTAGATTTTGATGCAAAAAGAGCTTATGTAAAAGATGAAATAAAAGGTGATATAGCAAGAACATATTTATATATGAGTAAAACATATAATATCAATTTATCAGACCAAGAAAAAAAATTAATGGAAGCTTGGGATAGACAAGACCCAATAAGTGAATGGGAAATTGAAAAAAATAAAAGAATTGAAAAGTATAAATGA
- a CDS encoding YHYH domain-containing protein — translation MKKTFLVILGLGILASLFAHSGRTDSSGCHTDHKTGVYHCH, via the coding sequence ATGAAAAAAACATTTTTAGTAATTTTAGGATTAGGTATTTTAGCATCTTTATTTGCTCATTCTGGTAGAACAGATTCTTCTGGATGTCATACTGACCATAAAACTGGTGTTTATCATTGCCATTAA
- a CDS encoding excalibur calcium-binding domain-containing protein translates to MKKIFIIMIVSVSLFSAESKKTKQEDKKQGFKCEGKKYCKEMKSCAEAKFYLTQCGLTRLDRDKDGIPCETICK, encoded by the coding sequence ATGAAAAAGATTTTTATAATAATGATAGTTTCAGTTTCTTTATTCTCTGCTGAAAGTAAAAAAACTAAACAAGAAGATAAGAAACAAGGGTTTAAATGCGAAGGAAAAAAATATTGTAAAGAAATGAAAAGTTGTGCTGAAGCAAAGTTTTATTTAACACAATGTGGATTAACAAGATTAGATAGGGATAAAGATGGAATTCCTTGTGAAACAATTTGTAAATAA
- a CDS encoding zinc dependent phospholipase C family protein codes for MAGAYAHLTVVNKASNESELEKLGFSKESLISLGDYLTFTELGSVSPDYPYLAMTKKHKKWADLMHLEMKTRSFILKGIEEVKAIKDKEDKRKAFAWLCGLAGHIVTDVVIHPVVELKVGTYEGNESAHRNCEMHQDVYIYKKITGYGEIFETEQLSLFGKECSDNGDTDKLNKTISLVWGKMLEVLSANEYTINKPEFDTWHMRFHSLVSAIEETQNFPTISRHVIGLNSGAIYPKFEEVNRKEFIENLKVPGNQTMHYDDIFDKVVSQVQQTWKVLDEAVFGNDVTNLDYFADWNLDNGRTSSGKLEYWA; via the coding sequence ATGGCAGGAGCGTATGCACATTTAACTGTTGTAAATAAAGCATCTAATGAAAGTGAATTAGAAAAATTAGGTTTTAGTAAAGAGTCACTTATTTCATTGGGAGATTACTTAACTTTTACAGAGTTGGGTTCTGTTAGTCCAGATTATCCATATCTTGCAATGACTAAAAAACATAAAAAATGGGCAGATTTAATGCATTTAGAAATGAAAACGAGATCTTTTATTTTAAAAGGTATTGAAGAAGTTAAAGCAATTAAAGATAAAGAGGATAAAAGAAAAGCTTTTGCTTGGCTCTGTGGTCTTGCTGGGCATATTGTTACAGATGTTGTTATTCATCCTGTAGTTGAGCTAAAAGTAGGTACTTATGAAGGAAATGAATCAGCTCATAGAAATTGTGAAATGCATCAAGATGTTTATATTTATAAAAAAATTACAGGTTATGGAGAAATTTTTGAAACTGAACAATTATCTTTATTTGGTAAAGAGTGTAGTGATAATGGAGATACTGATAAATTAAATAAAACAATTTCTTTAGTTTGGGGTAAAATGTTAGAAGTTCTAAGTGCTAATGAATATACTATTAACAAACCTGAATTTGATACATGGCATATGAGATTTCATTCATTGGTATCAGCAATAGAAGAAACTCAGAATTTTCCTACTATCTCAAGACATGTAATAGGTTTAAATTCTGGAGCAATATATCCTAAGTTTGAAGAAGTAAATAGAAAAGAATTTATTGAAAATTTAAAAGTACCTGGAAATCAGACTATGCACTATGATGATATATTTGATAAAGTGGTATCTCAAGTTCAACAAACTTGGAAAGTTTTAGATGAAGCAGTATTTGGTAATGATGTTACTAATTTAGACTATTTTGCAGATTGGAATCTGGATAATGGCAGAACATCTTCTGGTAAATTAGAATATTGGGCATAA
- a CDS encoding magnesium chelatase domain-containing protein, translating into MKVIKSATLDSIEATIIDVEATFTKGMPSFTIVGMVSTSINESKDRVKSALLLNNFKFPPLKITINLSPSELNKKGSHFDLPIALQVALFDESKIGFDDFFFFGELALDGTIKDTSHIFAIVLSLAKKGELKRVVTSLESAKKLGNIPNIDIYVVNTLNNAIEFIKSKDKDNYLHEKEQIKYEVLNLKNEQYFYNKKYDEDFKDVIGQDMAKYAALICAAGNHNFLMEGSPGCGKSMIAKRLQYILAPMNLEEILEKAKLQALDLKDVDFSPTRAFRNPHHSSTKSSIFGGGM; encoded by the coding sequence ATGAAAGTAATAAAATCTGCCACACTTGATAGTATTGAAGCCACAATTATTGATGTTGAAGCAACATTCACAAAAGGAATGCCAAGTTTTACAATAGTTGGGATGGTTAGTACTAGTATCAATGAATCAAAAGATAGAGTAAAGTCAGCACTACTTTTAAATAATTTTAAATTTCCACCACTAAAAATAACAATAAATCTATCACCTAGTGAATTAAATAAAAAAGGTTCACACTTTGATTTACCAATTGCGCTACAAGTTGCTTTATTTGATGAGAGTAAAATAGGATTTGATGATTTTTTCTTTTTTGGTGAATTGGCTCTTGATGGAACAATAAAAGATACAAGTCATATTTTTGCAATAGTTTTATCTTTGGCAAAAAAAGGAGAGTTAAAAAGAGTTGTAACCTCTTTGGAAAGTGCTAAGAAATTAGGAAATATCCCAAATATTGATATTTATGTTGTAAATACATTAAATAATGCGATAGAGTTTATAAAAAGTAAAGATAAAGATAATTATTTGCATGAAAAAGAGCAAATTAAGTATGAAGTTTTAAATCTAAAAAATGAACAATATTTTTATAATAAAAAGTATGATGAAGATTTTAAGGATGTAATAGGTCAAGATATGGCGAAATATGCAGCACTTATTTGTGCTGCTGGAAATCATAATTTTTTGATGGAAGGAAGTCCAGGTTGTGGAAAATCAATGATAGCAAAAAGATTGCAATATATCTTAGCTCCTATGAATCTTGAAGAGATACTTGAAAAAGCAAAACTTCAAGCACTTGATTTAAAAGATGTTGATTTTAGTCCCACAAGAGCTTTTAGAAACCCACACCATTCAAGTACAAAATCTTCTATATTTGGAGGAGGAATGTAA
- a CDS encoding methyl-accepting chemotaxis protein → MSTSKKLFLTMFFNVISLIFIILVSFFIAKKNIEILINKDLESLGLSVFNLSSFYAKSNPKGYEEKEFKDAIKDIKIGKSGYIYFVDESGNIIIHPTIEGKNLASLDFIQKIISSNDKSGIIEYYTDVTDQDKIIYYKYIPEWKMWVVPGINKEDYVKDIYVEFFYKIVLLGVLIIILQLIIFYLITKGITKRIKEFSSHFSEFLSFITYKQNRIEKKKLEGNCEFSVMTKDINNAIDEFDDKFKHDMRVIGESVLTFDKLKKGIFKCRVNSNSSNPMINTLKNTINDALDDLENYMREIEKTLTSYTSNDYKGRIDINNKIANPSRLLKVIQSVNSLGDTLASQAKNSLENGSSLETNSKTLKSSIENLTSKITKQIESLEETTLAVEKISEITNNNSKNTTSMSNLAEIVKQAVEDGYKLSNKTTQSMDDINEKVIAINEAITIIDQIAFQTNILSLNAAVEAATAGEAGKGFAVVAGEVRNLANKSAEAANDIKKLVEIANQKAHEGKNISNEMQNGYKDLHTHITQTLQIIKNVSDAANEQMVGINQVSQTIVSLDQISKDNQKETNLINDISNVVSSMAIEVLEDAKNKKF, encoded by the coding sequence ATGTCTACAAGCAAAAAATTATTTTTAACTATGTTTTTTAATGTTATCAGTTTAATCTTTATAATTTTAGTATCATTTTTTATTGCTAAAAAAAATATTGAAATTTTAATCAATAAAGATTTAGAAAGCTTAGGTTTATCAGTATTTAACTTAAGCTCTTTTTATGCAAAAAGCAATCCTAAGGGATACGAAGAAAAAGAGTTTAAAGATGCAATAAAAGATATTAAAATTGGAAAAAGTGGTTATATATATTTTGTTGATGAATCTGGAAACATAATAATTCATCCAACAATAGAGGGTAAGAATCTTGCTTCTTTAGATTTTATACAAAAGATTATCTCAAGCAATGATAAAAGTGGAATAATTGAATACTACACCGATGTAACAGATCAAGATAAAATAATATACTATAAATATATTCCTGAATGGAAAATGTGGGTTGTTCCAGGAATAAATAAAGAAGATTATGTAAAAGATATATATGTTGAATTCTTCTACAAAATTGTTCTTCTAGGAGTATTAATAATTATTTTACAACTAATCATTTTTTACCTAATTACAAAAGGAATAACAAAGAGAATAAAAGAGTTTTCTTCTCATTTTAGTGAATTTTTAAGTTTCATTACATATAAACAAAATAGAATTGAAAAGAAAAAACTTGAAGGTAATTGTGAATTTTCAGTAATGACAAAAGATATAAATAATGCAATTGATGAGTTTGATGATAAATTCAAACATGATATGAGAGTAATAGGAGAGAGTGTTTTAACTTTTGATAAACTTAAAAAAGGTATTTTCAAATGTAGAGTAAACTCAAATAGCTCAAATCCTATGATAAATACTTTAAAAAACACAATAAATGATGCATTAGATGATTTAGAAAATTATATGAGAGAGATAGAAAAAACTCTTACATCTTACACTAGCAATGACTATAAAGGTAGAATTGATATTAATAATAAAATTGCAAATCCATCAAGACTTTTAAAAGTTATTCAAAGTGTAAACTCTTTGGGTGATACTTTGGCAAGTCAAGCAAAAAATAGTTTGGAAAATGGTAGTTCTTTGGAGACTAATTCTAAAACTTTGAAAAGCTCTATTGAAAATCTTACTTCAAAAATTACAAAACAGATTGAAAGTCTTGAAGAGACAACTTTGGCTGTAGAAAAAATATCTGAAATAACAAATAACAACTCAAAAAACACTACTTCTATGTCAAATTTAGCAGAAATAGTAAAACAAGCTGTTGAAGATGGTTATAAACTATCAAACAAAACAACTCAATCTATGGATGATATAAATGAAAAAGTTATAGCTATAAATGAAGCTATAACTATAATAGACCAAATAGCATTTCAGACAAATATTCTTAGCCTAAATGCAGCTGTAGAAGCTGCAACCGCTGGTGAGGCAGGAAAAGGATTTGCTGTTGTTGCAGGAGAGGTTAGAAACCTTGCAAACAAAAGTGCAGAAGCAGCAAATGATATAAAAAAGCTTGTAGAAATAGCAAATCAAAAAGCCCATGAAGGGAAAAATATATCAAATGAGATGCAAAATGGATACAAAGATCTTCATACACATATTACTCAAACTTTACAAATTATCAAAAATGTAAGCGATGCAGCAAATGAGCAGATGGTTGGAATAAATCAAGTAAGCCAAACAATAGTAAGCTTAGATCAAATCTCAAAAGATAATCAAAAAGAGACGAATTTAATAAATGATATTTCAAATGTAGTATCATCTATGGCTATAGAAGTTTTAGAAGATGCAAAAAATAAAAAGTTTTAA
- a CDS encoding PAS domain-containing protein: MNEKETILDDYAFLVSETDEKGIIRFANRDFCNIAEYSLEELIGNPHNVVRHKDMPKIAFKDLWETVKKGEIWTGYVKNATKNGGYYWVFATVYPFSSCDGTNGYLSCRRKASKDEIEKISKLYEVWINEEKK; encoded by the coding sequence ATGAATGAAAAAGAGACAATTTTAGATGATTATGCTTTTTTGGTTAGTGAAACCGATGAAAAAGGTATTATAAGATTTGCAAATAGAGATTTCTGTAATATAGCTGAATACTCCTTGGAAGAATTAATAGGAAACCCTCATAATGTTGTAAGACATAAAGATATGCCAAAAATTGCTTTTAAAGATTTGTGGGAAACTGTTAAAAAAGGTGAGATTTGGACGGGATATGTAAAAAATGCAACAAAAAATGGTGGATATTACTGGGTTTTTGCAACTGTTTATCCTTTTTCATCTTGTGATGGAACAAATGGATACTTATCTTGTAGAAGAAAAGCATCAAAAGATGAGATTGAAAAAATATCAAAACTATATGAAGTTTGGATAAATGAAGAGAAAAAATAA
- the def gene encoding peptide deformylase — MVREIITYPNKLLRTKSKDVEEFNSELHTLLDDMYETMIEASGVGLAAIQIAVPLNVLIINAVNEDDIQDKKDLIEAINPKITHKDGELVYQEGCLSLPGFYEDITRAKHIVVEYFNRFGEKQTMECEDFLAVAWQHEMEHLDGHVFIENLSFTKRQKFEKEWKNKKKSKK; from the coding sequence ATGGTTAGAGAGATTATTACATATCCAAACAAATTACTTCGAACAAAATCAAAAGATGTTGAGGAGTTTAATAGCGAACTTCACACTCTTTTGGATGATATGTATGAAACTATGATAGAGGCTTCTGGAGTAGGTCTAGCAGCCATTCAAATAGCAGTGCCACTAAATGTTTTAATTATAAATGCTGTAAATGAAGATGATATTCAAGATAAAAAAGATCTAATAGAAGCAATAAATCCAAAAATTACTCACAAAGATGGAGAACTAGTATATCAAGAAGGATGTCTTAGTTTACCAGGTTTTTATGAAGATATTACAAGAGCAAAACATATTGTTGTAGAGTATTTTAATAGATTCGGAGAAAAACAAACTATGGAATGTGAAGATTTTTTAGCTGTTGCTTGGCAACATGAAATGGAGCATTTAGATGGACATGTTTTTATAGAGAATCTATCTTTTACAAAACGACAAAAGTTTGAAAAAGAGTGGAAAAATAAGAAGAAATCCAAAAAATAG
- the clpP gene encoding ATP-dependent Clp endopeptidase proteolytic subunit ClpP, giving the protein MSYIPYVVEKTGRGERSYDIYSRLLKDRIIMLSGEINDAVASTVVAQLLFLEAEDPEKDIYLYINSPGGVVTSGMSIFDTMNYIKPDVCTICIGQAASMGAFLLSSGTKGKRYSLPNSRIMIHQPLGGARGQATDIQIQAKEIQRLKDTLNSILASQTGQDAKTIEKDTDRDNFMSAAEACKYGLIDEVIEKHK; this is encoded by the coding sequence ATGAGTTATATACCATATGTAGTTGAAAAAACAGGTCGAGGAGAGAGAAGTTACGATATTTATTCAAGACTTTTAAAAGATAGAATTATCATGTTAAGTGGTGAAATCAACGATGCAGTTGCTTCAACTGTGGTGGCTCAACTTCTATTTTTAGAAGCTGAAGATCCTGAAAAAGATATCTATTTGTATATAAACTCTCCAGGTGGAGTTGTAACTTCAGGGATGTCAATTTTTGATACTATGAACTATATAAAACCAGATGTTTGTACTATTTGTATTGGTCAAGCTGCATCAATGGGTGCTTTTTTACTTAGTTCAGGTACAAAAGGTAAGAGATATTCTCTTCCAAACTCTAGAATTATGATTCATCAACCTTTAGGCGGTGCTAGAGGTCAAGCAACAGATATTCAAATTCAAGCAAAAGAGATTCAAAGATTAAAAGATACTTTAAATAGTATTTTGGCATCTCAAACTGGACAAGATGCAAAAACTATTGAAAAAGATACTGATAGAGATAACTTTATGAGTGCAGCTGAAGCTTGCAAATATGGTCTTATAGATGAAGTTATTGAAAAACATAAATAA